A window of Natrinema versiforme contains these coding sequences:
- a CDS encoding ABC transporter ATP-binding protein, with the protein MSRTQQDTNRERERITDDNGVAIDSALVGDGLELSYPTSEETIVDCARLDVPEEAVTALVGPNGSGKSTLLKALSNHLEPDTGSVQIHGEDLDTFDRKELARELGVLSQENDSLSSISVEDLVYHGRYPHRDFFDGVSEADHQAVERAIELAGIEEIRDTELGQLSGGQKQLAWIAMVLAQDTDVLLLDEPTTFLDVHHQFRVLETIRQLNEEKGVTVAVILHDISQAARFADYLVAMRDGKLYDWGPPEEVVTEQLLADVFGVEATVTYEPELQVLPKRALPESRT; encoded by the coding sequence ATGTCACGCACACAGCAGGACACGAACCGAGAACGGGAGCGGATCACGGACGACAACGGCGTCGCGATCGACAGCGCACTGGTCGGCGACGGTCTCGAGCTCAGTTATCCGACGAGCGAGGAGACGATCGTCGACTGCGCTCGCCTCGACGTTCCCGAGGAGGCGGTGACCGCCCTCGTCGGTCCGAACGGCAGCGGCAAGAGTACGCTTCTCAAAGCGCTCTCGAACCACCTCGAGCCGGATACGGGGTCGGTGCAGATCCACGGCGAGGACCTCGACACCTTCGATCGGAAGGAATTGGCGCGCGAACTGGGCGTCCTCTCACAGGAGAACGACTCGCTCAGCTCGATCTCCGTCGAAGACCTCGTCTATCACGGTCGCTACCCGCATCGGGACTTCTTCGACGGCGTCAGCGAAGCGGATCATCAGGCGGTCGAACGGGCGATCGAACTGGCGGGAATCGAGGAGATCCGGGACACCGAACTCGGCCAACTGAGCGGCGGGCAAAAGCAGTTGGCCTGGATCGCGATGGTACTGGCACAGGACACCGACGTCCTCCTGCTCGACGAGCCGACCACGTTCCTCGATGTCCACCACCAGTTCCGGGTCCTCGAGACGATCCGCCAACTCAACGAGGAGAAAGGCGTTACCGTCGCCGTCATCCTCCACGACATCTCGCAGGCGGCCCGCTTCGCGGACTATCTGGTCGCGATGCGCGACGGCAAACTCTACGACTGGGGGCCGCCCGAAGAGGTCGTGACCGAGCAGTTGCTCGCCGACGTCTTCGGCGTCGAGGCGACGGTCACGTACGAGCCCGAACTGCAGGTGCTGCCCAAGCGAGCGCTGCCGGAGAGCCGGACGTAG
- a CDS encoding ABC transporter substrate-binding protein, with the protein MSDERTWTRRNVLRTSGTIAGVSALAGCISGDGSDNDDSEDVDPYTVSMQPVGDVEFESVPQTWAAGTADWADMGIALGQEPPSDLYLTRRLHTGYYEDIPDVSVDPDEIDSLWDDELTREEFLNLAEEVDLFVMDPKFLKGRADWSDDDIEQVEATGTPFFGNSITSRDYSWHQDYDYLTMYEAFEKLAEVFQEQERYDEFETLHEEFQSELETVVPSGDRPEAAVLYPQMEDDSFLPYVIDESTSYKHLRDLGVEDALANTGVKDFHSDRGAIDYETLLEVDPEYILLRTEQYLTEEEFQQNFVGPMENHNVGRELTAVQDGNISKALPFYQGPIINLVATQRLAQQLYGVEDALFDPQEVSDIVNGDF; encoded by the coding sequence ATGAGTGACGAACGGACGTGGACGCGACGCAACGTGCTTCGAACGAGCGGGACCATCGCGGGCGTGAGCGCACTGGCCGGCTGTATCAGCGGTGACGGATCGGACAACGACGACAGCGAGGATGTCGATCCGTACACGGTCTCGATGCAACCGGTCGGCGATGTCGAGTTCGAGTCGGTTCCCCAGACATGGGCCGCCGGCACCGCGGATTGGGCCGACATGGGGATCGCACTGGGTCAGGAGCCGCCGTCGGACCTCTATCTCACGCGGCGGCTCCATACGGGGTATTACGAAGATATTCCCGACGTGAGCGTCGATCCGGACGAGATCGATTCGCTCTGGGACGACGAACTGACGCGCGAAGAGTTCCTAAACCTTGCCGAGGAAGTGGATCTCTTCGTCATGGATCCGAAATTCCTCAAGGGACGGGCCGACTGGAGCGACGACGACATCGAGCAGGTCGAAGCGACGGGGACACCGTTCTTCGGGAACAGTATCACCTCTCGGGACTACTCGTGGCATCAGGACTACGACTACCTCACGATGTACGAGGCCTTCGAGAAACTCGCCGAAGTCTTTCAGGAACAGGAACGCTACGACGAGTTCGAGACGCTGCACGAGGAGTTCCAGTCGGAACTCGAGACCGTCGTTCCCTCGGGCGACCGACCTGAGGCAGCAGTCCTGTACCCGCAGATGGAGGACGACTCGTTTCTCCCCTACGTCATCGACGAGTCGACGAGTTACAAACACCTGCGGGACCTCGGCGTCGAGGACGCGCTCGCGAACACCGGTGTCAAGGACTTCCACAGCGACCGCGGGGCGATCGATTACGAGACCCTGCTCGAGGTCGACCCGGAGTATATCCTGCTTCGCACCGAACAATACCTCACCGAGGAGGAGTTCCAGCAGAACTTCGTCGGACCGATGGAAAACCACAACGTCGGTCGGGAACTGACGGCCGTCCAGGACGGCAACATCTCCAAGGCGCTCCCGTTCTATCAGGGCCCGATCATCAACCTCGTCGCCACTCAGCGGTTGGCCCAGCAGCTCTACGGCGTCGAGGATGCCCTGTTTGACCCACAGGAAGTCAGCGACATCGTCAACGGCGACTTCTGA
- a CDS encoding methyl-accepting chemotaxis protein translates to MGPNPWEGIPGVRRSYALRFLAALVVIVLIVGLFGGSIYAHTGNELQSDVESQLVTDAEQDANRLDIWFTSTERYLGSLPRSTAFRNDERVAIANSLHRVTDRTAFEGAYYVDAETGTVHANAGANEIIADDTTLSATVEEHVSAATADGSQVVFSEPFETDDGRPAILAVSQVPGESDRVVVGLVDLESLSRYMIGTDETADVIVADEDGTVVLAEDHSLLLEDDVLESSETAAESGTISLEEDDGETVVGYAAVGNEGWTLTTRVPASEAYALQSSISNWILAMLAVTFGGMLVLGLTVGRNTAGELRSLSARAAAIEDGKLDDPVESERRDELGDLHRSIDRMRRSLRDRLEEAEMARTEAEQARSESEQFSRHLERTADEYGETMRACAAGDLTRRLEPDAESEAMETVAAEFNEMMDDIEATVAAARAFADAVDETADSTAEGVVEVRSASEQVTTSIQQIADGAERQSDQFAAISTEIDDLSTTTEQIAATASQVASLAERTATTSADARESARRAIDGMNAIEDEADEAVAEVTRLEDEIDAIDDLLEFIGDVTEETNMLALNASIEAARSSSGDAEFTAVADQVKSLAEDTQEAATTIEERLERVSTRTERVATVVRETDDRIADHRSAVESSVAALEEISAFAEETNDGVQEISAATQQQAGATQEVVTMTEDVTAISEETSAEAETVAAAAEEQTSSLVEVSHTATSLSDRARDLSDALSSFEVSSEPTTDLEPAHRGGDEAGSRNADESTADGTGESSGDDREEFTWAESQ, encoded by the coding sequence ATGGGTCCGAATCCGTGGGAGGGAATTCCGGGTGTTCGTCGCAGCTACGCGTTGCGATTCCTCGCTGCGCTCGTCGTCATCGTCCTCATCGTGGGGCTGTTCGGCGGCAGTATCTACGCACACACCGGCAACGAACTCCAATCCGACGTCGAATCGCAACTCGTCACCGATGCGGAGCAGGACGCGAACCGGCTCGACATCTGGTTCACGTCGACCGAACGGTATCTGGGATCGCTGCCCCGATCGACGGCGTTTCGCAACGACGAGCGGGTCGCGATCGCCAACTCCTTACACCGGGTGACCGACCGGACCGCGTTCGAGGGGGCATACTACGTCGACGCTGAGACGGGGACCGTGCACGCGAACGCCGGCGCGAACGAAATCATCGCCGACGACACCACTCTCAGTGCCACAGTTGAGGAACACGTTTCGGCTGCAACGGCCGACGGGTCACAGGTCGTCTTCTCCGAGCCGTTCGAGACCGATGACGGCCGGCCCGCAATACTTGCCGTCAGTCAGGTCCCGGGCGAGTCCGACCGCGTCGTCGTCGGGTTAGTCGATCTCGAGTCGCTGTCCCGATACATGATCGGCACCGACGAGACGGCCGATGTCATCGTCGCCGACGAGGACGGGACGGTCGTCCTCGCCGAGGACCACTCGCTGCTGCTCGAAGACGACGTCCTCGAGTCGAGCGAGACCGCGGCCGAATCCGGGACGATCTCGCTCGAGGAAGATGACGGCGAGACCGTCGTCGGCTACGCGGCCGTCGGGAACGAAGGCTGGACACTGACGACCCGCGTCCCCGCCTCGGAGGCCTACGCGCTCCAGTCGAGCATCTCGAACTGGATCCTTGCGATGCTCGCCGTTACGTTCGGCGGCATGCTCGTACTCGGCCTGACGGTCGGCCGGAACACCGCCGGTGAGTTGCGGTCGCTCTCCGCCCGCGCGGCGGCGATCGAGGACGGCAAACTCGACGACCCCGTCGAGTCGGAGCGACGCGACGAACTCGGCGACCTCCACCGGTCGATCGACCGGATGCGCCGGTCGCTGCGCGACCGTCTCGAGGAGGCCGAGATGGCCCGCACGGAGGCCGAACAGGCGCGATCCGAGTCCGAGCAGTTCTCCCGCCACCTCGAGCGGACGGCCGACGAGTACGGCGAGACGATGCGGGCCTGCGCCGCGGGCGATCTCACGCGGCGACTCGAGCCCGACGCCGAGAGCGAGGCCATGGAGACGGTCGCCGCGGAGTTCAATGAGATGATGGACGACATCGAGGCGACGGTGGCCGCGGCGCGGGCCTTCGCCGACGCGGTCGACGAGACGGCCGATTCGACGGCCGAGGGCGTCGTCGAGGTGCGGTCGGCCTCCGAACAGGTGACCACGTCGATCCAGCAGATCGCCGACGGGGCGGAGCGCCAGAGCGACCAGTTCGCCGCGATCAGCACCGAGATCGACGACCTCTCGACGACGACCGAACAGATCGCCGCGACCGCCTCGCAGGTCGCGTCTCTCGCGGAGCGGACTGCCACGACGAGCGCGGACGCTCGCGAGTCCGCCCGCCGTGCGATCGACGGCATGAACGCCATCGAGGACGAGGCCGACGAGGCCGTCGCGGAAGTGACGCGGCTCGAGGACGAGATCGACGCGATCGACGACCTCCTCGAGTTCATCGGCGACGTGACCGAGGAGACGAACATGCTCGCGCTCAACGCGAGCATCGAGGCCGCGCGCTCGAGTTCGGGAGACGCGGAGTTCACCGCGGTCGCCGATCAGGTCAAGTCGCTCGCCGAGGACACCCAAGAGGCGGCGACGACCATCGAGGAACGGCTCGAGCGGGTCAGCACCCGAACCGAGCGGGTCGCGACCGTGGTTCGGGAGACGGACGACCGGATCGCGGACCACCGCAGCGCGGTCGAGTCCTCGGTCGCGGCCCTCGAGGAGATATCGGCGTTCGCCGAGGAGACCAACGACGGGGTTCAGGAGATTTCGGCGGCGACTCAACAGCAGGCCGGCGCGACCCAAGAGGTCGTGACCATGACCGAGGACGTGACGGCGATCAGCGAGGAGACCAGCGCCGAGGCCGAGACGGTCGCGGCGGCCGCCGAAGAACAGACCTCGTCGCTCGTCGAAGTCTCCCACACCGCTACGTCGCTGTCCGACCGTGCGCGAGATCTCTCCGACGCGCTGTCGTCCTTCGAGGTCTCGAGCGAGCCGACCACTGATCTCGAACCGGCTCACCGCGGGGGAGATGAGGCAGGGTCTCGCAATGCGGACGAATCAACGGCTGACGGGACTGGCGAGTCATCAGGGGACGATCGGGAGGAATTCACGTGGGCCGAGTCGCAGTAA
- a CDS encoding DEAD/DEAH box helicase → MSKQVQQVETIFCHETGDDYLVVVERDGKRLFRAKLGLSETSAGPRPAKFRLKQGSSEEPRQPDEFVELARRAKRIRISEQTSAAGRRDLREMLEGYQLEDKAKTVRTCRYCASAGRYSPITTETAVKDDNDWICRDCARQELERQLSFSGGGAVSGAAKERLEDLMMEVQDLERIVNLLKGQLDPDLTKFDTISATTDEVDPVRTDSLNLHPGLQNLLEDRFDTLLPVQSLSVEHGLFDGDDQLVVSATATGKTLVGELAGINRVLNNKGTMLFLVPLVALANQKYEDFQDEYGHLVDVSIRVGASRVADEGERFDPNADVIVGTYEGIDHALRTGKDMGDIGTVVIDEVHTLKEEDRGHRLDGLISRLKYTCEQRATRRDDYGGAQWVYLSATVGNPEQLTEALEATLIEFEERPVPIERHVTFADGQEKVRVENKLVRREFDSESSKGYRGQTIIFTNSRRRCHEISRKLDYSAAPYHAGLDYKRRKEVERKFGEQELSAVVTTAALAAGVDFPASQVIFDSLAMGIEWLSVQEFHQMLGRAGRPDYHDKGTVYVLVEPDTAYHNSMEMTEDEVAFKLLKGEMESVMTHYDEAAAVEETLANITVGGKAAKALNDRMLGEVPTKHAIGKLLEYDFIDGFEPTPLGQVVTEHFLEPGQAFMILDGIRKDAHPYELVADLELRDTDL, encoded by the coding sequence GTGTCGAAGCAGGTCCAGCAGGTCGAAACGATATTCTGTCACGAAACGGGCGACGACTACCTCGTCGTCGTCGAACGTGACGGCAAACGGCTGTTCCGTGCGAAACTCGGACTCTCCGAAACCTCGGCCGGCCCCCGCCCCGCCAAGTTCCGGCTGAAGCAGGGCTCGAGCGAGGAGCCGCGCCAGCCCGACGAGTTCGTCGAACTCGCCCGCCGAGCGAAGCGGATCCGCATCTCCGAACAGACCTCCGCCGCCGGACGACGGGATCTACGGGAGATGCTCGAGGGCTACCAACTCGAGGACAAGGCAAAGACCGTCAGGACCTGTCGCTACTGCGCCTCCGCGGGCCGATACTCGCCGATCACGACCGAAACTGCCGTCAAGGACGACAACGACTGGATCTGTCGGGACTGCGCCCGGCAGGAACTCGAGCGCCAGCTCTCGTTTTCCGGCGGCGGTGCGGTATCGGGCGCCGCAAAGGAACGACTCGAGGATCTCATGATGGAGGTCCAGGATCTCGAGCGGATCGTCAATCTGCTCAAGGGCCAGCTGGATCCCGATCTGACGAAGTTCGATACCATCTCGGCGACGACGGACGAGGTCGATCCCGTCCGCACCGACTCGCTGAACCTGCATCCGGGGCTCCAGAACCTGCTCGAGGACCGGTTCGATACCCTGCTGCCGGTCCAGAGCCTCTCCGTCGAGCACGGCCTTTTCGATGGTGACGACCAGTTGGTCGTCTCCGCGACGGCGACCGGGAAGACCCTCGTCGGCGAACTGGCAGGGATCAATCGCGTGTTGAACAACAAGGGGACGATGCTCTTTCTCGTTCCCCTCGTGGCGCTTGCAAACCAGAAGTACGAGGACTTTCAGGACGAGTACGGCCACCTCGTCGACGTCTCCATTCGGGTGGGCGCGAGCCGAGTCGCCGACGAGGGCGAGCGGTTCGACCCCAACGCCGACGTCATCGTCGGCACCTACGAGGGGATCGACCATGCCCTGCGGACGGGCAAGGACATGGGCGACATCGGGACCGTCGTCATCGACGAGGTCCACACGCTCAAGGAGGAAGACCGGGGCCACCGACTCGACGGCCTGATCTCCCGGCTCAAGTACACCTGCGAACAGCGGGCGACGCGCCGGGACGACTACGGCGGCGCACAGTGGGTCTACCTCTCAGCGACCGTCGGCAATCCCGAACAGCTCACGGAGGCTCTCGAGGCGACGCTCATCGAGTTCGAGGAGCGACCGGTGCCGATCGAGCGCCACGTCACCTTCGCGGACGGCCAGGAGAAGGTCCGCGTCGAGAACAAACTCGTCAGACGCGAGTTCGACAGCGAGTCCTCGAAGGGGTATCGCGGCCAGACGATTATCTTCACCAACTCCCGGCGGCGCTGTCACGAGATTTCGCGGAAACTCGACTACTCGGCCGCGCCCTACCACGCCGGCCTCGACTACAAGCGCCGGAAGGAGGTCGAACGGAAGTTCGGCGAGCAGGAACTGTCCGCGGTCGTCACGACCGCCGCGCTCGCGGCGGGGGTCGACTTCCCCGCCTCGCAGGTGATCTTCGACTCGCTAGCGATGGGCATCGAGTGGCTCTCGGTCCAGGAATTCCACCAGATGCTCGGCCGCGCGGGCCGGCCCGACTACCACGACAAGGGCACGGTGTACGTCCTCGTCGAACCCGACACGGCCTACCACAACTCGATGGAGATGACCGAAGACGAGGTCGCCTTCAAGTTACTCAAAGGAGAAATGGAGTCGGTCATGACCCACTACGACGAGGCCGCCGCCGTCGAGGAAACGCTTGCGAACATCACGGTCGGCGGCAAGGCCGCGAAGGCGCTCAACGACCGCATGCTCGGCGAAGTCCCCACGAAACACGCCATCGGGAAGCTCCTCGAGTACGACTTCATCGACGGCTTCGAGCCCACGCCGCTGGGTCAGGTCGTCACCGAACACTTCCTGGAGCCCGGACAGGCCTTCATGATCCTCGACGGTATCCGGAAGGACGCCCACCCCTACGAACTCGTCGCGGACCTCGAGCTTCGCGATACCGATCTGTAA
- a CDS encoding pro-sigmaK processing inhibitor BofA family protein — MTGLEILLLVIVLVLVLAAAQLVRAVSPFIINAVVGLVVLYVAQVVFGLGIVVTPIVIAIVAIGGVPGSVLVLALSLFGVAFVP; from the coding sequence ATGACCGGCCTCGAGATCCTGCTGTTAGTTATCGTGCTCGTGCTCGTCCTCGCCGCGGCACAGCTCGTCCGGGCGGTCAGTCCCTTCATCATCAACGCGGTGGTCGGGCTGGTGGTGCTGTACGTCGCGCAGGTCGTCTTCGGGCTCGGGATCGTCGTGACGCCGATCGTGATCGCGATCGTCGCGATCGGCGGCGTCCCGGGCTCGGTGCTCGTCCTCGCGCTGTCGCTGTTCGGTGTCGCGTTCGTGCCCTAA